In the genome of Candidatus Moraniibacteriota bacterium, one region contains:
- a CDS encoding prolyl-tRNA synthetase, which translates to MRHSELFTKTRKENPADEVSRNAQLLIRAGFVHKEMAGVYSFLPLGLRTLRNIEQIIRDEIEMIGGREVLLTALQNPELWQKTQRWDDAIVDNWFKTTLRSGSELGLGFTHEEAITAIMRQHISSYRDLPAYPYQIQTKFRNEERAKSGIMRGREFLMKDLYSFSATEEDLDIFYGRCAESYAKIFARVGIGSLTFKTFASGGVFSKYSHEFQAVSDAGEDTIYLSKAKGIAVNEEVYTEEVLRDLGLQKDDLEQVKSIEVGNIFKLGTRFSEALGLLYIDENGISKPVVMGSYGIGPTRLLGTIVELLSDEKGIVWPESVAPFRVHLISLGANKEAGEWYEKLTAHGIDILYDDRDVSAGEKFGDSDLLGMPYRLVVSKRSLEHGGAEMKRRTDEETTVLSLEKALSMFVHNTTRA; encoded by the coding sequence ATGAGACACTCTGAACTTTTTACGAAGACCCGCAAAGAGAACCCAGCGGACGAAGTGAGTCGTAATGCGCAACTTTTGATTCGTGCCGGGTTTGTTCACAAAGAAATGGCAGGCGTATATTCGTTTCTGCCACTTGGTTTGCGGACTCTTCGAAATATCGAGCAGATTATCCGAGATGAGATAGAGATGATCGGCGGTCGCGAAGTGCTTCTGACAGCACTTCAAAATCCGGAATTATGGCAGAAGACACAACGATGGGATGATGCCATCGTGGACAATTGGTTTAAGACAACGCTGAGGAGTGGATCGGAACTTGGACTTGGCTTTACCCACGAAGAAGCGATCACGGCGATTATGAGACAGCATATTTCGTCCTATCGCGATCTCCCGGCGTATCCGTATCAGATTCAGACAAAATTTCGGAACGAGGAACGAGCAAAGAGCGGCATCATGCGCGGACGAGAGTTCTTAATGAAGGACCTGTATTCTTTTAGTGCAACAGAGGAGGACCTCGATATATTCTATGGTCGATGCGCTGAATCGTATGCGAAAATATTCGCACGAGTCGGCATTGGCAGTTTAACATTCAAGACATTTGCGAGCGGCGGAGTGTTTTCCAAATACAGCCATGAGTTCCAGGCTGTAAGCGATGCCGGTGAAGATACTATTTATTTGTCGAAAGCAAAAGGTATAGCGGTGAATGAAGAGGTATATACGGAAGAAGTGCTGCGCGATCTCGGTCTTCAGAAGGATGATCTTGAGCAGGTAAAATCCATTGAAGTAGGAAATATCTTTAAACTTGGCACTCGATTTTCTGAAGCATTGGGCCTGTTGTATATCGATGAGAACGGTATCTCAAAGCCGGTTGTAATGGGAAGTTATGGCATTGGGCCAACCCGACTCTTGGGAACGATTGTTGAGTTGCTCTCCGATGAGAAAGGAATTGTCTGGCCGGAGAGTGTGGCGCCGTTTCGGGTGCACCTTATTTCGCTTGGAGCGAACAAAGAAGCAGGCGAGTGGTATGAAAAACTTACTGCCCATGGCATCGATATACTGTACGATGATCGCGATGTAAGCGCTGGTGAGAAATTCGGTGACAGCGACTTGCTGGGCATGCCGTATCGGTTGGTAGTTTCGAAGCGATCGCTTGAGCATGGCGGCGCGGAAATGAAGCGGCGGACAGATGAGGAAACAACCGTTCTTTCTCTTGAAAAAGCTCTGAGCATGTTTGTTCACAATACAACACGAGCATGA
- a CDS encoding glycosyltransferase family 4 protein → MRIAIQAADLDAERIDGTRVYILRLLERFGLMFPDEIWHLFHRADFNVNLVPPLFGNYHIHAVPFPIAWTHTRFAWEIFRFRPDRLFMPVQALPVFRPRGVESVVTIHDLAFKLFPEHFPPRDVRKLNWLTDFAVRNSTRLIAISESTKRDIIRWYPQVSEQKIRVIHHGFDNAMQSGVAARDDDGINRGASTLERFHLSSGEYILYVGALQPRKNLLCLMDAFEVFGREHLSVKLVLAGEAAWMSEPIFLAREQHTFRDRIIMTGQVSFEERSALYRHAKIFAYPSLYEGFGLPILEAFSFGVPVVCANNSSLPEVAGNAARFFESARCDALADAFSQLWSNEQERESLIEKGKGQLRKFSWDQCAQETAEWIIR, encoded by the coding sequence ATGCGGATTGCCATTCAGGCGGCTGACCTTGATGCTGAACGCATTGATGGGACGCGAGTTTATATTCTGCGACTTCTCGAGCGTTTCGGATTGATGTTCCCAGATGAGATATGGCACCTCTTTCATCGCGCTGACTTCAATGTGAATCTAGTCCCACCGTTATTTGGGAACTACCATATTCATGCTGTTCCTTTTCCGATCGCCTGGACACATACGCGTTTCGCATGGGAGATATTCCGATTTCGTCCCGATCGCCTGTTTATGCCCGTGCAGGCGCTTCCGGTTTTTCGTCCGCGAGGAGTTGAATCGGTAGTGACGATTCATGATCTTGCTTTCAAGCTATTTCCGGAACATTTCCCGCCCCGCGATGTTCGGAAGCTGAATTGGCTGACGGATTTTGCTGTTCGGAATTCGACGCGGCTTATCGCTATCTCAGAATCAACGAAACGAGATATTATTCGCTGGTATCCGCAAGTTTCCGAACAGAAAATCCGCGTTATTCATCACGGCTTTGACAATGCGATGCAGAGTGGCGTAGCAGCACGTGACGATGATGGAATAAACAGAGGTGCGAGTACCCTGGAAAGATTTCATCTCTCTTCCGGAGAATATATTCTATATGTCGGCGCCCTTCAGCCAAGAAAAAATCTCCTTTGTTTGATGGATGCATTCGAAGTATTCGGAAGGGAACACCTTTCGGTAAAGCTTGTTCTTGCTGGCGAGGCGGCATGGATGAGCGAGCCGATATTCCTGGCAAGGGAGCAGCATACCTTTCGTGATCGTATCATTATGACTGGCCAAGTGTCTTTTGAAGAGCGGTCTGCACTTTACAGGCACGCGAAAATATTCGCCTACCCATCATTGTATGAGGGATTCGGACTTCCAATATTGGAAGCGTTTTCTTTTGGTGTGCCTGTCGTATGTGCTAACAATTCAAGCCTTCCGGAAGTGGCCGGCAACGCCGCCCGATTCTTTGAATCTGCTCGATGCGATGCGTTGGCAGATGCGTTTTCTCAGCTCTGGTCCAATGAACAGGAGCGAGAATCTCTTATCGAGAAGGGGAAGGGCCAACTCCGAAAATTTTCTTGGGATCAGTGCGCTCAGGAGACGGCAGAATGGATTATCCGGTAG
- the rpmA gene encoding 50S ribosomal protein L27, translating into MAHRKAGGSTDLGRDSIAKRLGVKRFGGQSVHPGEVIVRQRGTKFHPGQNVKKGADDTLFALADGKVSFQHKKMLAFTGKLAKRIFVHVKLSA; encoded by the coding sequence ATGGCGCATCGTAAAGCAGGCGGATCTACCGATCTTGGCCGCGATTCCATCGCAAAACGCCTCGGCGTAAAGCGGTTTGGCGGTCAATCAGTACACCCGGGTGAAGTTATTGTCCGTCAGCGGGGTACCAAATTTCACCCTGGTCAGAATGTAAAAAAAGGAGCGGATGACACTCTTTTTGCTCTTGCGGATGGGAAGGTGTCTTTTCAACACAAGAAAATGCTTGCTTTTACAGGCAAACTTGCGAAACGAATTTTTGTTCACGTGAAGCTGTCAGCATAA
- a CDS encoding ATP-binding cassette domain-containing protein, producing MITLKNVTKYFGRVKAVNDLSFSVNSSEVIGFLGPNGAGKTTTLRMMTGFFSPDRGSIIVDDINIERDPVAVQKKIGYLPENNPLYTNMLVSEFLDLAARLHQISPSERKEATGRVVHAVGIEEMFYRPIRELSKGFRQRVGIAAALIHKPDIIILDEPTEGLDPNQRGDIRALIKDLAKKHTVIMSTHVMQEASAVCSRLLILNKGGLVADGTVQELSAKAEGKRMLSVDIEGDDVEQELTRLAGGRDTFSVKDRKKNRFSATLSIEENREIRPDISKLAWKHHWILWDMHEEERKLEDIFQELTKE from the coding sequence ATGATTACACTCAAGAATGTCACGAAGTATTTCGGAAGAGTGAAAGCGGTCAATGACCTGTCATTTTCAGTGAATTCAAGCGAGGTCATCGGATTTCTTGGGCCAAATGGCGCAGGAAAAACAACGACTCTGCGGATGATGACTGGATTTTTTTCGCCCGATCGAGGGTCGATCATCGTTGATGACATCAATATCGAGCGTGATCCGGTAGCGGTACAAAAAAAGATAGGCTACCTCCCCGAAAACAACCCGCTCTATACGAATATGCTGGTGTCGGAGTTTCTTGATCTCGCTGCGAGACTTCACCAAATATCGCCATCAGAGAGGAAAGAGGCTACTGGTCGCGTTGTGCACGCTGTTGGTATCGAAGAGATGTTCTATCGGCCGATACGAGAACTTTCAAAAGGATTCCGTCAGCGAGTCGGCATCGCTGCTGCGCTTATCCATAAGCCGGACATTATCATTCTTGATGAACCAACCGAAGGACTTGACCCGAATCAGCGAGGTGACATTCGAGCACTTATCAAAGATCTCGCAAAGAAACATACGGTCATCATGAGTACACACGTTATGCAAGAGGCTTCCGCGGTGTGTAGCCGGCTGCTCATATTGAACAAAGGGGGACTCGTCGCCGATGGAACGGTACAGGAACTTTCCGCCAAAGCGGAAGGGAAGCGAATGCTGTCAGTCGATATTGAAGGCGACGACGTAGAGCAGGAGCTTACACGTCTTGCTGGAGGAAGGGACACCTTTTCAGTAAAAGATCGGAAGAAAAATCGATTCTCTGCTACCCTCTCAATTGAAGAAAACCGGGAAATTCGTCCCGATATATCAAAACTCGCCTGGAAACACCACTGGATCTTGTGGGATATGCATGAGGAAGAGCGAAAACTTGAAGATATTTTCCAAGAACTCACCAAGGAATAG
- a CDS encoding Gldg family protein, whose translation MKNILTLIRKELQAFFNNPTAYIVIAAFLLLWEFLFFRQVFLIGEISVRGLFDFLPWLLLLVIPALTMGSLAEEKSEGTLEFLLTRPVRPIELILGKFFGILAFFSIATAFVFPIAWSFHFFGAVDWGQTIAQYLGGVFLAAILASLGIAISSLARSQITAFVVSAIASFFLIISGMEIVTSRIPLSMASFFEQFSVFNHFVSLARGVIDTRDIWYFISFTSVFLSVAFLTILQSKLGKRRKSYQQYRLALAVLFGIAFFSNIVGARIPGRIDLTRNQIYTLSSSADAILASLPNDIVNISLYASGQLPSEFQPVLRDTKDMLSDYQRIAAGKIQLTTKDPLSDESIASEAQSLGVQPVRFNVVSQEAYQVKEGYLGIVISFGGKHETIPFVQSTDTLEYQLSSLLTKLTTDKKPSVGILSGHGEKSLFRDYSRIADEWGKQFDVHEIAAESDASTDSNNSKTNPAQKSPEDAPAKHFTLSDDLKVLIVAGPTENFSDDEKKTISDFLKRGGSALFLVDGVTASPSTMSASKNASNFSDFIRDELGVTVRKDMVYDLRANESVSFGGGKNMQYILPYPLWIRAQKSESNSPLTASINEISLPWTSSIETDSDTVQKQGYAQTALFVTTPFAGQEETDLNIAPDQDFPKTDLATHTVAIELTRDHEETSNFASHIIIVGNSGFLTDQFVGNNPSNLSFGIGALAFLGQESSLGSIAAKNVSAEKFHFTNASEPTILKFGNIAFALSLTLGYGMFRLIRRNRKRRFSYEEDI comes from the coding sequence ATGAAAAACATTCTCACACTCATTCGAAAAGAATTGCAAGCTTTTTTTAATAACCCGACAGCCTACATTGTAATCGCCGCATTTCTTCTCCTCTGGGAATTTTTGTTCTTTCGCCAGGTGTTCCTTATCGGAGAAATATCCGTCAGGGGACTGTTTGACTTTCTACCTTGGCTCCTTCTTCTGGTCATCCCAGCCCTTACTATGGGATCTCTCGCAGAAGAAAAAAGCGAGGGAACTCTTGAATTTCTCCTCACTCGACCAGTGCGGCCGATAGAGCTGATTCTTGGAAAGTTTTTCGGAATACTAGCTTTCTTTTCGATAGCTACCGCTTTTGTTTTCCCAATCGCCTGGAGCTTCCACTTTTTTGGCGCTGTTGATTGGGGTCAAACAATAGCGCAGTACTTGGGTGGAGTATTTCTTGCCGCTATTTTAGCGAGCCTCGGTATAGCCATTTCGAGCCTGGCACGAAGCCAGATAACAGCTTTCGTCGTATCTGCTATTGCCAGTTTCTTTCTCATCATCTCCGGAATGGAGATAGTCACATCGAGAATCCCTCTATCAATGGCGTCGTTCTTCGAACAATTTTCCGTCTTCAATCACTTCGTATCACTTGCCCGCGGGGTTATCGATACTCGAGACATTTGGTATTTTATCTCCTTTACCTCCGTATTCTTGAGCGTCGCATTTCTCACGATTCTCCAATCAAAACTCGGGAAGCGCCGAAAATCCTACCAACAATACCGGCTCGCACTGGCAGTACTATTCGGTATCGCATTCTTCTCAAATATTGTCGGAGCAAGAATTCCCGGACGCATAGATCTTACCCGCAACCAAATATACACGCTCTCTTCGTCCGCAGATGCGATACTCGCATCGCTTCCTAATGATATTGTCAATATATCACTCTATGCTTCAGGGCAACTCCCGTCTGAATTCCAACCCGTCCTGCGTGATACAAAGGACATGCTTTCGGACTATCAACGAATTGCTGCCGGAAAGATTCAACTCACCACGAAGGATCCCTTATCTGATGAATCAATCGCCAGCGAAGCGCAATCCCTTGGTGTCCAGCCGGTGCGTTTCAATGTTGTCTCGCAAGAAGCATATCAAGTGAAGGAGGGTTACCTTGGAATTGTCATTTCATTTGGAGGTAAACATGAGACCATCCCTTTTGTTCAAAGTACCGACACCTTGGAATATCAACTCTCCAGCCTCCTCACCAAACTTACAACCGATAAAAAACCGTCTGTTGGCATACTCTCCGGACATGGAGAGAAAAGTCTCTTCCGGGATTATTCCCGCATTGCCGATGAATGGGGGAAGCAATTTGACGTACATGAAATTGCCGCGGAAAGCGATGCCTCGACGGATTCAAATAACAGCAAAACAAATCCCGCTCAGAAATCACCAGAAGATGCTCCGGCAAAACATTTCACTTTATCAGATGACCTGAAAGTGCTGATCGTTGCCGGACCAACTGAAAATTTCTCCGACGATGAAAAGAAAACAATTTCCGACTTTCTGAAAAGGGGAGGGAGCGCACTCTTTCTTGTCGATGGCGTAACAGCCTCACCAAGCACGATGAGCGCTTCAAAAAATGCCAGTAATTTCTCAGATTTCATTAGGGATGAGCTCGGCGTAACTGTTCGGAAGGACATGGTCTATGATCTCCGCGCCAATGAGTCTGTTAGTTTTGGTGGGGGAAAGAATATGCAGTATATCTTGCCGTATCCGCTCTGGATTCGAGCGCAAAAATCTGAGAGCAACTCCCCACTCACGGCATCAATTAATGAAATTTCCCTCCCATGGACAAGCTCTATAGAAACTGATAGTGACACCGTTCAGAAACAAGGATACGCACAGACAGCCCTTTTCGTCACAACGCCCTTTGCCGGGCAAGAAGAGACGGACCTTAACATAGCACCGGATCAAGACTTTCCAAAAACTGACCTTGCAACGCACACCGTTGCTATCGAATTGACACGAGATCACGAAGAAACAAGCAATTTTGCATCCCACATTATCATTGTCGGGAATTCTGGATTTCTCACAGATCAGTTCGTTGGAAATAATCCATCAAACCTGTCTTTCGGTATCGGAGCGCTTGCATTCTTGGGACAGGAATCTTCCCTCGGATCGATAGCGGCCAAAAATGTCTCGGCGGAGAAATTTCATTTTACCAATGCCTCCGAACCAACTATTCTGAAGTTTGGTAATATAGCATTCGCTCTCTCCCTCACTCTCGGATATGGCATGTTCCGACTTATTCGAAGAAACAGAAAACGACGATTCTCCTATGAAGAAGATATCTAA
- a CDS encoding UMP kinase: MKHDQSKRFLISVGGSLVVPDGGIDTDFVKRFHDCIVDRVQEGYSFILVVGGGRTARNYIEAASRVHSIENDDQDWLGIHATRMNAHFLRTIFREWAHPRINTNPHDLEDFYQVKEPIIVAGGWRPGFSTDYIATVLAKYLDFKTIINLSNTDGVYNADPRENADAQRFNHLTWPVFRGLVGDTWSPGMSAPFDPVASKLAEEEGFSVVVMNGLDIGNLERYFLGGDFIGTTIR, from the coding sequence ATGAAACACGATCAATCGAAACGATTTCTCATCTCTGTCGGCGGATCACTCGTTGTTCCTGATGGCGGTATTGATACGGATTTTGTCAAGCGGTTTCATGATTGTATTGTGGATCGAGTACAAGAGGGCTATTCGTTTATATTGGTCGTTGGCGGCGGACGAACTGCGCGCAACTATATCGAAGCCGCTTCGAGAGTTCACTCCATTGAAAATGATGACCAAGACTGGCTTGGCATCCATGCGACACGTATGAATGCGCATTTCCTGCGCACGATTTTCCGTGAGTGGGCGCATCCGCGCATCAATACCAATCCGCATGATCTCGAAGACTTTTACCAGGTGAAAGAGCCGATTATTGTGGCTGGTGGATGGAGGCCGGGATTTTCCACGGATTATATTGCAACTGTCTTGGCAAAATATCTCGACTTCAAGACGATTATCAACCTCTCAAATACGGATGGAGTCTACAATGCTGATCCTCGAGAGAATGCTGATGCGCAACGCTTTAATCATCTCACATGGCCGGTGTTTCGCGGGCTGGTAGGAGATACGTGGAGTCCGGGCATGAGCGCGCCTTTTGATCCGGTTGCTTCGAAACTTGCTGAGGAAGAAGGATTCTCTGTTGTCGTTATGAATGGTTTGGATATCGGCAATCTTGAACGATATTTTCTCGGTGGGGATTTTATTGGTACAACGATCCGATGA
- a CDS encoding MFS transporter gives MSEATESSLRHSEQYDSLQTRRLSGIAFLFGFADSFLVYILSAYFSESIGSANVSAFYFIAFGIMLAFLFSLQAVVRSIGETSLFMLFILGVIGVQIPLTFLPTSISGSMLIMGYLVATALAWVTLDMVLERSSEDRRSGRIRGMNLSAMNLGILFAPFLSATILGHFGFSGVFFVSLIFYSILFLLALLLLASSKRPIERQVSPVNIFRKVRRRTDIARIYIVSFALNFFYATMIVYTSLRLRELGMSWNHIGIVFTIMLIPFVIIQYPLGNIADRRTGEKELLIGSLILSALSTASLVWIESPSVVLWATLLFITRVGIAGVEVLSDSYFYKRIDGSDNDLIAFFRTARPVGNIIAALFLGTWLIFFPLSSIFILPAIILLVALIPAISLQDNPSEREQDSILHGNQPIEARINSYGTGTF, from the coding sequence ATGTCAGAAGCTACGGAAAGTTCATTGCGGCATTCCGAACAATACGATTCTCTGCAAACGCGCCGACTCAGTGGCATAGCGTTTCTTTTTGGTTTTGCCGACTCATTTTTGGTCTACATCCTCTCAGCATACTTCTCGGAATCAATCGGGAGCGCCAATGTCAGCGCATTTTACTTCATCGCTTTTGGAATTATGCTTGCATTCCTCTTCTCTTTGCAAGCAGTTGTCCGATCAATTGGAGAAACATCGCTCTTTATGCTCTTCATCCTCGGTGTCATCGGGGTGCAGATACCACTTACTTTTCTGCCAACGTCAATTTCAGGGTCGATGCTTATCATGGGATACCTTGTTGCTACGGCGCTGGCTTGGGTCACATTGGATATGGTGCTTGAACGCTCTTCCGAAGACCGGCGATCAGGGAGGATACGCGGCATGAATCTTTCCGCAATGAATCTCGGGATATTGTTCGCCCCATTTCTTTCCGCGACCATCCTCGGTCATTTCGGATTTTCCGGAGTATTTTTTGTCAGTCTTATTTTCTATTCGATCCTGTTTCTTCTTGCACTTCTTCTTTTGGCATCGTCAAAAAGACCGATTGAACGACAAGTTTCACCGGTCAATATTTTCAGAAAGGTGCGGCGCCGCACTGACATCGCAAGAATCTATATTGTTTCATTCGCGCTCAATTTTTTCTACGCAACCATGATCGTCTACACATCGCTCCGCCTCCGAGAACTTGGTATGAGCTGGAACCACATCGGAATTGTTTTCACAATTATGCTCATTCCCTTCGTCATCATTCAGTATCCGCTGGGCAATATTGCGGATCGACGGACTGGCGAAAAAGAGCTTCTTATTGGTTCATTGATTCTTTCAGCGCTCTCAACAGCTTCGCTTGTCTGGATAGAGAGTCCGAGCGTGGTGCTCTGGGCAACGCTGCTTTTTATAACTCGAGTTGGCATTGCCGGAGTCGAAGTTCTGAGTGATTCGTATTTCTACAAGCGTATTGACGGGAGCGATAATGATCTTATTGCCTTTTTTCGGACAGCTCGTCCGGTTGGTAATATTATCGCCGCACTCTTCCTTGGAACCTGGCTTATCTTCTTTCCGCTTTCAAGTATTTTCATTTTGCCCGCCATCATATTATTAGTCGCTCTCATCCCAGCTATCTCCCTCCAAGACAATCCGAGCGAACGCGAACAAGACTCAATCTTGCATGGAAATCAGCCGATCGAAGCACGTATTAATTCCTATGGAACCGGAACTTTTTGA
- a CDS encoding DUF4340 domain-containing protein: MKNISFLKIASIILVGLFLIAIIPWISNVLSSKEDVDIDIKNIAPSINLSSFTENTVTSIKITRKDADDVVLEKKGGAWKIGADDADTTKVTALFQSFETLVPHEIVSKNEDNFSKFGVTKDDGIRLEISTSGNPSVFYIGADSDVPQEFYLRKDGIKNTYSARGTLRNLLTQSVSYWKKVPTEEKASDNASADKINDNAGSFSKEAGE; the protein is encoded by the coding sequence ATGAAAAATATTTCCTTTCTCAAGATCGCTTCCATTATTCTAGTCGGACTCTTCCTTATAGCTATAATCCCATGGATCAGCAACGTACTTTCATCGAAGGAAGATGTTGATATTGATATAAAGAATATCGCTCCAAGTATTAACCTCTCGTCGTTTACAGAAAATACTGTTACCTCCATAAAGATAACCAGGAAAGATGCTGATGATGTTGTTTTAGAGAAAAAAGGTGGCGCGTGGAAAATAGGTGCGGACGACGCCGACACTACAAAAGTAACCGCTCTTTTCCAGTCATTTGAGACGCTCGTACCACATGAAATAGTCTCGAAAAACGAAGATAATTTCAGTAAATTCGGCGTCACAAAAGACGATGGAATCCGGCTCGAAATCAGCACGAGCGGAAATCCCTCCGTGTTTTATATAGGAGCTGATAGCGATGTTCCTCAAGAATTCTATCTTCGAAAAGACGGGATAAAGAATACCTACTCCGCAAGAGGAACTCTCCGGAACCTCCTCACACAAAGCGTTTCCTACTGGAAGAAAGTCCCCACAGAGGAGAAGGCTAGTGATAACGCATCTGCCGATAAAATAAATGACAACGCGGGGAGTTTCTCGAAAGAAGCAGGGGAGTAG
- a CDS encoding metallophosphoesterase: MARLLQGVIVVCVVLGILSGAQFFVYFSIVRFFSVTHETDKLLLYISTAAIPIAFILASILGRMRENIFTKSFYIVTGILLGIGANIVLASLATWGILLFFNNSIVVSPTIIAAICFAMAISLSVYGVWNASHPVVKHIEVTIPNLPDLWKGKRVVQLSDIHLGYVYQLNFMRRVVSQVNTIHPEAVFITGDLFDGMDGDLEHAVDTLGDIRSKYGVFFVNGNHETYFGLEKSFALIGRTPVRILRDEVIDIDGLKVIGIGYPDQGERKDIVGVARSLENSWKGSPNILLYHAPSHIRGFREAGIHLQLSGHTHKGQMFPFGLITKIAHKGHDYGLYTKGDYTLYTTSGIGTWGPSMRLGNRPEIVAITLR, encoded by the coding sequence ATGGCTCGTTTACTGCAAGGCGTAATAGTTGTATGCGTTGTTTTAGGCATTCTCTCCGGAGCGCAATTTTTTGTATACTTTTCAATTGTACGGTTTTTCTCTGTTACTCATGAGACTGACAAATTACTGCTCTACATAAGCACGGCGGCCATACCAATTGCATTCATTCTCGCCTCCATACTCGGGAGAATGCGAGAAAATATATTCACAAAATCATTCTACATAGTGACTGGTATCCTTCTCGGCATAGGTGCGAATATCGTACTGGCATCTCTTGCTACATGGGGGATACTGTTGTTTTTCAATAATTCGATAGTTGTCTCGCCAACCATCATCGCCGCAATATGCTTTGCTATGGCAATCTCTTTATCTGTCTACGGCGTCTGGAATGCGTCCCATCCGGTTGTCAAGCATATCGAGGTAACTATTCCAAATCTCCCAGATCTGTGGAAAGGGAAGCGAGTTGTCCAATTGTCAGATATTCATCTCGGATATGTCTATCAGTTAAACTTCATGCGTCGAGTCGTTTCTCAGGTCAATACAATTCATCCGGAGGCCGTCTTCATTACCGGAGACCTTTTTGACGGTATGGATGGCGATCTCGAGCATGCTGTGGATACACTCGGGGATATTCGCTCAAAGTACGGCGTATTTTTTGTGAACGGGAATCATGAGACATATTTCGGACTGGAGAAATCTTTCGCTCTTATCGGCAGAACCCCGGTCCGAATCCTTCGAGACGAAGTGATCGATATCGATGGTCTCAAGGTTATCGGTATTGGTTATCCGGATCAAGGAGAGCGAAAAGATATCGTAGGCGTCGCAAGATCCCTTGAGAACTCTTGGAAGGGGAGCCCGAATATCCTTCTCTATCATGCGCCATCGCATATTCGAGGATTCCGAGAGGCGGGAATACATCTCCAACTCTCGGGACACACTCATAAGGGGCAGATGTTTCCCTTCGGACTCATCACAAAAATAGCGCACAAAGGGCATGACTACGGATTGTATACAAAAGGGGATTATACGCTCTATACAACAAGCGGCATCGGCACATGGGGACCGTCAATGCGACTTGGGAATCGCCCGGAAATCGTCGCCATTACATTGCGGTAA
- a CDS encoding ABC transporter ATP-binding protein encodes MMAIISVQHLSKTYDSGLHALRDVSIDIRSGEIFALLGPNGAGKTTLIGIITGLVTKTSGSVLVDGKDIEKDYRYTRSLIGFVPQEISLDIFLSVEQILKNQRGFYGKPANPALLERIMRDLSLWDKRHAEVRSLSGGMKRRVLIAKALTNEPKILFLDEPTAGVDVDLRKDMWEQVQKLRASGTTIILTTHYIEEAELLADRIGVINEGKLILVEEKETLMKKMGEKTLIVQLKKPLEAIPPTIVSPRLSLSEDRRSLSLQYSSEEPTVFPFLQALEKHSISASDITTTETSLEEIFVTLIEKK; translated from the coding sequence ATTATGGCTATCATTTCCGTACAGCATCTCTCAAAAACATACGATTCCGGACTTCACGCACTTCGAGATGTCTCGATTGATATCCGTTCTGGAGAAATCTTTGCCCTCCTCGGACCAAATGGCGCCGGGAAAACCACGCTTATCGGTATCATCACCGGACTCGTCACTAAAACATCAGGCAGCGTATTAGTCGATGGCAAAGATATCGAAAAAGACTATCGCTACACACGGAGTCTCATCGGATTCGTCCCGCAAGAAATCTCTCTCGATATTTTCCTCTCCGTCGAGCAAATTCTCAAAAACCAACGCGGCTTCTATGGGAAACCGGCAAACCCAGCACTCCTCGAGCGCATCATGCGCGATCTCTCGCTCTGGGACAAGCGCCACGCGGAAGTCCGCTCGCTTTCCGGTGGTATGAAGCGACGAGTACTTATTGCCAAAGCACTTACGAATGAGCCAAAAATTCTCTTTCTTGATGAGCCGACCGCTGGCGTCGATGTCGATCTTCGCAAAGATATGTGGGAGCAAGTGCAAAAGCTCCGCGCATCCGGCACCACCATCATTCTCACGACACACTATATCGAAGAAGCTGAACTCCTCGCCGATCGAATTGGCGTCATCAACGAAGGCAAGCTCATATTGGTCGAAGAAAAAGAAACACTCATGAAAAAAATGGGTGAAAAGACGCTTATTGTCCAGCTTAAAAAACCACTGGAAGCTATTCCGCCCACAATTGTCAGCCCTCGACTCTCACTTTCCGAGGACAGACGATCCCTCTCATTGCAGTATTCCTCCGAAGAGCCGACTGTCTTCCCTTTTCTGCAAGCACTCGAAAAACACAGTATTTCCGCATCCGATATAACCACAACCGAAACTTCACTCGAAGAAATATTCGTCACACTCATTGAAAAAAAATAA